The genomic interval ATCCTCGCTTTCGACTCTACTTAATGCGTTGGCAATGGCGCTCAAGTGGCGTTGTGCTGCTATTTTTCGTACTCGATGCCGTTCCCTTAGCTGCAAATCATTAGCACGTTCACCTCCAATCAATGTGCGTTTAATAAAATCGATACGATTTCGTGCTTGTAGTTGCAGCTCATCACTTGATTCGGAAACCTTTGGTTTATTTAGCTCAGATAGGTAGTCTATTTCAGGTTTTGGTGTCGGGAAATTCATATTGGCAATGTACAAGTCTGCACTTGGACTTTGCAAATCAGAATTTATATGAGATAATTGTATTATATTGTTATCTTTATCTTTTCTAcggaatattttttgttcggATTCTTCGAGCATTCTTTTTAAATGTAATATTTCACTTTGATACTGACGAAGTTGAGCATCTTTTGGATCTTCGttaatttttggtttatttgaaatattctttGCCCTGCTAGCGTAACGCAGTGTGGATAGAGTCTCGTCGTAGTTTGAGTCTGCTGGTGAAATACATGATATCATGAGAGTTTTTGTATTGCCTCCTAAAGAgtcctatatatgtatatatatatatatatattacattatataataaaaaaattacatgcgttatgtttttatttattttgtgtatTTACCTGCAGCAGTCGTGTAAGTTTTGAATCCCTATATGGTACATGTTTTGATTTACTATCGACCAATGATGAAATTACGTTTCCCAAAGCAGAAAGcgacaaattaatttttgtagcctCTTTAAATCGCGAACCCTGAGCTCCAGTCTTACGCTGTCTTTCTGAACCTGCCAAATCAACCAAACTTAATTTTCCGCGACGAATTCCTCCCATTATATCCCCCGATGCAATGCTCGATACTGATGAGGAAGAAGGTCCTTGAAATTGCTCCAAACTTATTGTAAATATAGTGTGCGAGCGGGAGCTTTGTTCATTCATTAGAGTAGTAGCTGTAACACGGTTTTTGTTGCCTAATTTGAGCCAATAATAGCATTGTTTTGCATTAATTACTGGTTGTGTAGTTAAAGTTGGCACTGTCACTCCCACGCCTGG from Drosophila pseudoobscura strain MV-25-SWS-2005 chromosome 5, UCI_Dpse_MV25, whole genome shotgun sequence carries:
- the Kif3C gene encoding kinesin-like protein KIF17 isoform X5, which encodes MSENVKVVVRCRPLNRKENESKCENIVEINEYAISVLNPSARNSQKKMFTFDSVYDMISKTEVIYNEMCYSLVESTLDGYNGTIFAYGQTGCGKTHTMQGDGSAKDGYNCGIIPRCFEHIFETISMATNIRYLALVSYLEIYNENIRDLLSDSTGIMNHPLKEMPGVGVTVPTLTTQPVINAKQCYYWLKLGNKNRVTATTLMNEQSSRSHTIFTISLEQFQGPSSSSVSSIASGDIMGGIRRGKLSLVDLAGSERQRKTGAQGSRFKEATKINLSLSALGNVISSLVDSKSKHVPYRDSKLTRLLQQTQTTTRLYPHCVTLAGQRIFQINQKLTKIQKMLNFVSIKVKYYI
- the Kif3C gene encoding osmotic avoidance abnormal protein 3 isoform X4 → MSENVKVVVRCRPLNRKENESKCENIVEINEYAISVLNPSARNSQKKMFTFDSVYDMISKTEVIYNEMCYSLVESTLDGYNGTIFAYGQTGCGKTHTMQGDGSAKDGYNCGIIPRCFEHIFETISMATNIRYLALVSYLEIYNENIRDLLSDSTGIMNHPLKEMPGVGVTVPTLTTQPVINAKQCYYWLKLGNKNRVTATTLMNEQSSRSHTIFTISLEQFQGPSSSSVSSIASGDIMGGIRRGKLSLVDLAGSERQRKTGAQGSRFKEATKINLSLSALGNVISSLVDSKSKHVPYRDSKLTRLLQDSLGGNTKTLMISCISPADSNYDETLSTLRYASRAKNISNKPKINEDPKDAQLRQYQSEILHLKRMLEESEQKIFRRKDKDNNIIQLSHINSDLQSPSADLYIANMNFPTPKPEIDYLSELNKPKVSESSDELQLQARNRIDFIKRTLIGGERANDLQLRERHRVRKIAAQRHLSAIANALSRVESEDRDLLQGHYASITQEINIKNEHIRICRQKIKMLEREVADLNSEFQLDREDYLDEIRNLGRNIKFFQQLFSKVQPILRRNGKN
- the Kif3C gene encoding kinesin-like protein KIF17 isoform X6, with amino-acid sequence MSENVKVVVRCRPLNRKENESKCENIVEINEYAISVLNPSARNSQKKMFTFDSVYDMISKTEVIYNEMCYSLVESTLDGYNGTIFAYGQTGCGKTHTMQGDGSAKDGYNCGIIPRCFEHIFETISMATNIRYLALVSYLEIYNENIRDLLSDSTGIMNHPLKEMPGVGVTVPTLTTQPVINAKQCYYWLKLGNKNRVTATTLMNEQSSRSHTIFTISLEQFQGPSSSSVSSIASGDIMGGIRRGKLSLVDLAGSERQRKTGAQGSRFKEATKINLSLSALGNVISSLVDSKSKHVPYRDSKLTRLLQTQTTTRLYPHCVTLAGQRIFQINQKLTKIQKMLNFVSIKVKYYI